From Brassica rapa cultivar Chiifu-401-42 chromosome A06, CAAS_Brap_v3.01, whole genome shotgun sequence:
ttttaactttttagttaaaaattaagaaatagtAACTTGATTCTAAGAACCCCAATAATGATGCTTCCCAAGAAAAGCAACCAACATCTAAGCCTATACATTGAATGCAatctctgttttgttttgtttctttgtcgCAATGAATCAAGTTTCTTGAAACGAATCATACGCTTGGATATTCAAGTTCATCAACCAATCATTTTATTGAAATTGGAAAGACATAAAAAAACGAAAAGAATATACACAAGTTCCTTTCTAAAACTAAAACCTAAGCCTCTGTTTCATCTCGAGTGTTCGAGCCACCCTCGCTTCTTCCTCCTCCGTCTTCTTCTCCGTTTCTCCTTCCGCCGGCACCAACAGAGAACCCAATCCAAACCCCTactttcttctcttcctccaCTTCTTCAACAGGCATCTCGTACCTACACAGCGGACACGTGGCCTGTCTCCCTAGCCACTCCTCCACGCACTTCGAGTGGAACCTGTGCTTACACGGCATCTCCGCCGCCACGTCACCTTCCGACCactcgtcgagacagatcggaCACGAGCCTCTTCTCTCCTCATCTTTCCCGATCACGACACGTGGCAAGCTCTCCACCGACGATTTCGACGCCGGCGACCTCCCTTGTTTCTCTGAAAAGTCGCCGTTCAAGAACTCCCCCAAAGCCGATCTGATCATCACCACTCTCCTGTTCACCGGATCGATGACGATCTCTCTGTGAGTCGCCGTCTGATCGGTATCCTCGTCGGCTTCACCGGCTAGAGCTAAGATCAGAGGTAAGAATCGAGAGAGACCTTCGCCTCGTCGGATCATCCTCTCGAACAAAGCCGAAAACTCTGCAAACTCCTCCGCCTCCGAAGACATCACGTAAACACCTAAACAAAGATCGTAAGAGTGAAACAAAGGATCTTTAACTGAGAAGAAGACGAAAGAGAAGGAAGCTGAAAAGAATTTAGATGCAAACAGACGAAGAAAGGCTTAGAGATTTATATATGTTAGCGAAAGGTTTTACCGTGTTCACGAGGAAGCTGGCAAAAAGGAAATATACGAAGGTTACAGAAGAATCTAGAAACCACTTTTGTTCAATCAATCagtgtttaaatatttaatttttttgttatcccAAATCTTATCCTCTTTCATTACAGGGACACGAAACAAAGACTAGATATTTTTACAACGGCTCTCATCTACGTTACAAGTTTGGTCAACATAAATTCGCTGGGAATATAATTAAACTTAGAGATATACTTTTGCATATCAGTAAATCATATCTTATgacaaaactaatatataattaaagaaTTTTTTACTCTCTAAGACACTTTGTAATCaactcaaaatataataataacatttactcaaaaaaaatttatatttggaTTTCGAGTTTTAATGATTTGTGTTTGTGGCTTGAGATATACTTTTGCATATCAGTAAATCATATCTTATgacaaaactaatatataattaaagaaTTTTTTACTCTCTAAGACACTTTGTAATCaactcaaaatataataataacatttactcaaaaaaaatttatatttggaTTTCGAGTTTTAATGATTTGTGTTTGTGGCTTGG
This genomic window contains:
- the LOC103872115 gene encoding E3 ubiquitin-protein ligase MPSR1-like, translated to MSSEAEEFAEFSALFERMIRRGEGLSRFLPLILALAGEADEDTDQTATHREIVIDPVNRRVVMIRSALGEFLNGDFSEKQGRSPASKSSVESLPRVVIGKDEERRGSCPICLDEWSEGDVAAEMPCKHRFHSKCVEEWLGRQATCPLCRYEMPVEEVEEEKKVGVWIGFSVGAGGRRNGEEDGGGRSEGGSNTRDETEA